Proteins from a single region of Catenulispora acidiphila DSM 44928:
- a CDS encoding MFS transporter, with amino-acid sequence MSTNSPPSGRRQRLILTVLIFAQLLIWIDGTVLSTAYETLADPVRGLGATPGQLQWATGSYTLVLATVTFTGGALGDRFGHRNTLLAGMALFGLASVFAAYSQNTGQLIAARAVMGLGAALLIPATLAVISFTYPPEQRPQAFGVLSSFAGVGIAAGPVLAGLMLANFWWGSVFLINVPVVVLGLVAIARTVPNFQPPAKRGLDFPGLLLSSAGLGLLSYGLIRAGQDGTVTEPQVWITVAGGLVVTAAFVVVELRRRHPSFDPRLFRLRQFAAGNVSLTLLFLALSASGFYFAFYLQGARGYSALRASLVGIPGALGVVIGGPVAAKLARRTSVRRVSGTALTVSTITLLVFSRVGLGLPIPAYIAVSIVQATAIGMTIAPLTGAILGSLPLAQAGAGSAVNATMRQTGSVLGIALGGTILSIGYRHAIGGSVAALPAPLKQQAETSAEMARNVARHNGIPNLAHQADLAFVHAMHTGMVWSAAATGIGALLVFGAFANPRKTKTEAVTAQLEASTVVPESASA; translated from the coding sequence ATGTCCACGAACAGCCCGCCGTCCGGCCGACGGCAGCGCCTGATCCTGACCGTCCTGATCTTCGCGCAGCTCCTGATCTGGATCGACGGCACCGTCCTGTCCACCGCCTACGAAACCCTCGCCGACCCGGTCCGCGGCCTGGGCGCCACTCCCGGCCAGCTCCAGTGGGCCACCGGCTCCTACACGCTGGTCCTGGCCACCGTCACCTTCACCGGCGGCGCCCTCGGCGACCGCTTCGGGCATCGCAACACCCTGCTGGCCGGCATGGCGCTGTTCGGACTGGCCTCAGTGTTCGCCGCGTACTCGCAGAACACCGGGCAGCTCATCGCGGCCCGCGCCGTCATGGGCCTGGGCGCCGCGCTGCTGATCCCGGCGACGCTGGCGGTGATCAGCTTCACCTACCCGCCCGAGCAGCGCCCGCAGGCCTTCGGCGTGCTCAGCAGTTTCGCCGGGGTGGGCATCGCCGCCGGACCGGTGCTGGCCGGTCTGATGCTGGCGAACTTCTGGTGGGGCTCGGTGTTCCTGATCAACGTGCCGGTGGTGGTGCTCGGCCTGGTCGCGATCGCCCGGACCGTGCCGAACTTCCAGCCGCCGGCCAAGCGAGGACTGGACTTCCCCGGTCTGCTGCTCTCCTCCGCCGGCCTCGGTCTGCTGTCCTACGGCCTGATCCGGGCCGGGCAGGACGGCACCGTGACCGAACCGCAGGTATGGATCACCGTCGCCGGCGGGCTGGTGGTGACCGCCGCGTTCGTGGTCGTGGAGCTGCGCCGCCGACACCCGAGCTTCGACCCGCGGCTGTTCCGCCTGCGCCAGTTCGCCGCCGGCAACGTCTCCCTGACGCTGCTGTTCCTCGCCTTGAGCGCGAGCGGTTTCTACTTCGCCTTCTACCTCCAAGGCGCCCGCGGCTACTCGGCCCTGCGCGCCAGCCTGGTCGGCATCCCCGGCGCGCTCGGCGTCGTCATCGGCGGACCGGTCGCCGCGAAGCTCGCGCGCCGTACCTCGGTCCGCCGGGTCAGCGGCACCGCGTTGACGGTCTCCACGATCACGCTCCTGGTCTTCTCCCGGGTCGGCCTCGGGTTGCCGATCCCCGCCTACATCGCCGTGTCGATCGTCCAGGCCACCGCGATCGGCATGACCATCGCCCCGCTGACCGGCGCGATCCTCGGCTCGCTGCCGCTGGCCCAAGCCGGGGCGGGCAGCGCGGTGAACGCCACCATGCGCCAGACCGGCAGCGTGCTGGGCATCGCGCTCGGCGGCACGATCCTGTCGATCGGATACCGGCACGCGATCGGCGGCTCGGTGGCCGCCCTGCCCGCGCCACTGAAACAGCAGGCTGAGACGTCCGCCGAGATGGCCCGGAACGTCGCGCGGCACAACGGGATCCCGAACCTGGCGCATCAGGCGGACCTCGCGTTCGTGCACGCGATGCACACCGGAATGGTGTGGTCGGCGGCGGCGACCGGGATCGGGGCGCTGCTGGTGTTCGGCGCGTTCGCGAACCCCAGGAAGACCAAGACCGAGGCGGTCACGGCACAGCTTGAGGCATCGACAGTGGTTCCGGAATCGGCTTCGGCATAG
- a CDS encoding MarR family winged helix-turn-helix transcriptional regulator: MSTSDKLGEDGVVSFAIRHVWLGMRAVIEDELTEFGLTVPQFATLMMLDSSPGLTVAEVARACGTTRQSANEMVAGLESRGLVERAAHPTDRRAHQLHATEAGLEMYAKARPAVRRREEELEAGLSPQVRQAAREWMAAIAISCGLPDKK; encoded by the coding sequence ATGTCCACGTCTGACAAGCTCGGCGAGGACGGCGTCGTCAGCTTCGCCATCCGCCACGTCTGGCTCGGCATGCGCGCCGTCATCGAGGACGAGCTCACCGAGTTCGGACTGACCGTTCCGCAGTTCGCGACCCTGATGATGCTCGACAGCTCCCCGGGGTTGACCGTCGCCGAGGTGGCGCGGGCCTGCGGCACGACCCGGCAGTCCGCGAACGAGATGGTCGCCGGCCTGGAATCCCGCGGCCTGGTCGAGCGCGCCGCGCACCCGACGGACCGGCGCGCGCACCAGCTGCACGCGACCGAGGCGGGCCTGGAGATGTACGCGAAGGCGCGGCCGGCGGTGCGGCGCCGCGAGGAGGAGCTGGAGGCCGGGCTCAGCCCGCAGGTGCGGCAGGCCGCCAGGGAGTGGATGGCGGCGATCGCGATCTCGTGCGGCTTGCCGGACAAGAAGTAG
- a CDS encoding alpha/beta hydrolase family protein, with the protein MSTSLLFTSDSSADGVRERDFTVGGVPGVLWSPDSRPDRAPLVLIGHGGGIHKKAPGSAGRARALVLGCGFHVAAIDAPGHGDRPRTEHDEREIDALFAARDAGEPEGPIVVRYNAYLAEQAVPEWRATLDALQELREIGADGPVGYWGINMGTAIGIPFVAADPRITAAVFGQHWPDFLAEPAKRITIPVEFDLQWDDEHIPRSAGLALFDAFASPEKTLHANAGRHKQLPRFEADSAVRFFARHFGAPAAGTAAA; encoded by the coding sequence ATGTCTACTTCACTTCTTTTCACCAGTGATTCCTCCGCGGACGGTGTCCGCGAACGCGACTTCACCGTGGGCGGCGTCCCCGGTGTCCTGTGGTCGCCGGACTCCCGTCCCGACCGCGCGCCCCTGGTCCTGATCGGCCACGGCGGCGGCATCCACAAGAAGGCGCCCGGCAGCGCCGGACGCGCCCGCGCGCTGGTGCTCGGCTGCGGGTTCCACGTCGCCGCCATCGACGCGCCCGGCCACGGCGACCGCCCGCGCACCGAGCACGACGAGCGCGAGATCGACGCGCTGTTCGCGGCGCGCGACGCCGGCGAGCCGGAGGGCCCGATCGTCGTGCGCTACAACGCCTATCTGGCCGAGCAGGCCGTGCCGGAGTGGCGCGCGACCCTGGACGCGCTCCAGGAACTGCGCGAGATCGGCGCCGACGGTCCGGTCGGCTACTGGGGCATCAACATGGGCACGGCGATCGGTATCCCGTTCGTCGCCGCCGACCCCCGGATCACGGCCGCCGTCTTCGGCCAGCACTGGCCGGACTTCCTGGCCGAGCCGGCGAAGCGGATCACGATCCCGGTCGAGTTCGATCTGCAGTGGGACGACGAGCACATCCCGCGCTCGGCCGGTCTGGCGCTGTTCGACGCCTTCGCCTCGCCGGAGAAGACGTTGCACGCCAACGCCGGGCGGCACAAGCAGCTGCCCCGGTTCGAGGCGGACAGCGCCGTCCGGTTCTTCGCTCGGCACTTCGGTGCCCCGGCCGCCGGCACGGCGGCCGCGTGA
- a CDS encoding DUF6882 domain-containing protein translates to MTSAFSDAFLRMAEPHAAWGMRQIEEFNEFLPIGPWTVNLDERRYRQSGRELRISVLGSFDTAEGSWLWGWANPGFGKLPVVAAAEALRSFGLDHGVPEFSEELVDLSGFEDPRYAAEMLAFGAMGVLRADGYIGVQANETGRLYMVPDDPQVPVADPDPIALPRLLMQGAQFFNRSAYEVVAGYFHHFTIPWRQEGDTITAELPGGATASVQFDGQGRVAAVSMGSITKESLGNTADA, encoded by the coding sequence GTGACTTCTGCGTTCAGCGATGCCTTCCTCCGTATGGCGGAGCCCCACGCGGCCTGGGGCATGCGCCAGATCGAGGAGTTCAACGAGTTCCTGCCGATCGGGCCGTGGACGGTGAACCTGGACGAGCGGCGGTATCGGCAGTCGGGGCGGGAGCTGCGGATCAGTGTGCTCGGGAGCTTCGACACCGCGGAGGGTTCGTGGTTGTGGGGGTGGGCGAACCCCGGGTTCGGGAAGCTGCCGGTGGTGGCCGCGGCTGAGGCGCTGCGGTCGTTCGGGCTGGATCACGGGGTGCCCGAGTTCTCCGAGGAGCTGGTGGACCTCTCGGGCTTCGAAGACCCCCGGTATGCCGCGGAGATGCTGGCTTTCGGGGCGATGGGGGTGCTGCGTGCCGACGGCTACATCGGCGTGCAGGCCAATGAGACCGGGCGGCTGTACATGGTGCCGGACGATCCGCAGGTGCCGGTCGCCGATCCGGATCCGATAGCGCTGCCCCGACTGCTGATGCAGGGGGCGCAGTTCTTCAACCGGTCGGCGTACGAGGTGGTCGCCGGCTACTTCCACCACTTCACCATCCCGTGGCGGCAGGAGGGCGACACCATCACCGCCGAGCTGCCGGGCGGGGCGACCGCGTCGGTCCAGTTCGACGGGCAGGGACGGGTCGCCGCGGTGTCGATGGGCTCGATCACCAAGGAATCGCTGGGGAACACCGCCGACGCCTGA
- a CDS encoding helix-turn-helix transcriptional regulator — protein sequence MNHPAGRVLTLLELLQSGGVRTAAEIAERLGVDARTVRRYVEQLLELEIPVESVRGRYGGYRLARGFRLPPLMLGDDEALAVLLGLLAGRRSGLTAALGAAGETAGAKIRRVLPARLSERLRSVLDSVAFTGAPDQSAALDATVLLTVADAVANQRPIAVRYTGRDGVRGDRTLHPYAIVSHGERWYVRALDPAIGEERTFRLDRIDGARALPGSFEAPTMDDDPGQSLLAGFAAADYRYEVAIRVHGTVEQIRARFPVSVATIQPLSDANGNGDGNGNGNEAQTPWHRLAIRAEHLDWIPPTLAALDLPFEIEDPDELRDLVIAFADRLATRARGGLE from the coding sequence GTGAATCACCCCGCCGGACGTGTGCTGACGCTGCTGGAGCTCCTGCAGTCCGGAGGCGTGCGCACGGCGGCCGAAATCGCCGAACGGCTCGGGGTCGATGCGCGCACGGTGCGGCGGTACGTGGAGCAGCTGCTGGAGTTGGAGATCCCCGTGGAGTCCGTGCGCGGGCGTTACGGCGGCTACCGGCTGGCTCGCGGCTTCCGGCTGCCGCCGCTGATGCTGGGTGACGACGAGGCGCTGGCGGTACTGCTGGGACTGCTCGCCGGGCGGCGGAGCGGGTTGACGGCGGCGCTCGGAGCGGCGGGAGAGACGGCGGGCGCCAAGATCCGGCGGGTGCTGCCCGCACGGTTGTCCGAGCGGCTCCGGAGCGTGCTGGACAGTGTGGCGTTCACCGGCGCACCCGATCAGAGCGCTGCGCTGGATGCCACGGTGTTGCTCACGGTCGCCGATGCCGTGGCGAATCAGCGGCCGATCGCTGTGCGATACACCGGCCGCGACGGTGTTCGCGGTGACCGGACACTGCATCCCTATGCGATCGTGAGCCATGGGGAGCGCTGGTATGTCAGGGCTCTGGATCCGGCAATCGGCGAGGAGCGCACGTTTCGGCTTGATCGGATCGACGGGGCAAGGGCGCTGCCGGGTTCTTTCGAGGCGCCGACGATGGACGATGATCCGGGGCAGAGCTTGCTCGCCGGGTTCGCGGCGGCGGACTACCGGTACGAAGTCGCGATCCGAGTACACGGGACGGTCGAGCAGATCCGGGCGCGGTTTCCGGTGAGTGTGGCGACAATTCAGCCGCTCAGCGATGCCAACGGCAATGGCGATGGCAACGGCAACGGCAACGAGGCACAGACCCCATGGCACCGCCTCGCCATCCGCGCCGAACACCTCGACTGGATCCCGCCGACGTTGGCCGCACTCGACCTGCCCTTCGAGATCGAAGACCCGGACGAACTCCGCGATCTTGTCATCGCCTTTGCCGACCGCCTGGCGACGAGAGCACGCGGCGGACTCGAATAG
- a CDS encoding VOC family protein produces the protein MTTNLASTRIITADIASLVAFYEKATALPATWATPDFAELATPAGATLAIGSTRTVPLFAPDSAAPGANRSVIIEFLVDDVDALWQRLAAWIPASDVVAEPKTLPWGNRSLLVRDPDGTLVNFFTPVTPEARAKYGLSALIES, from the coding sequence ATGACTACAAACCTCGCGTCGACCCGCATCATCACCGCCGACATCGCCAGCCTGGTCGCCTTCTACGAGAAGGCCACCGCCCTGCCCGCCACCTGGGCCACCCCGGACTTCGCCGAGCTCGCCACCCCCGCCGGCGCGACCCTCGCGATCGGCAGCACCCGCACCGTCCCGCTGTTCGCCCCCGACAGCGCCGCCCCGGGCGCCAACCGCAGCGTGATCATCGAGTTCCTGGTGGACGACGTCGACGCCCTCTGGCAGCGCCTCGCCGCCTGGATTCCCGCCTCCGACGTCGTCGCCGAGCCGAAGACCCTGCCCTGGGGCAACCGCTCCCTGCTGGTCCGCGACCCCGACGGCACCCTGGTCAACTTCTTCACGCCGGTGACGCCCGAGGCGCGCGCGAAGTACGGACTCAGCGCTCTGATCGAGTCCTGA
- a CDS encoding TetR/AcrR family transcriptional regulator, protein MTADPSSPAQQQLRADALRNRESVLAAATAAFAASEAEPSMREIARQAGVGVATLYRHFPTREALVDAVYQDQVVRLTAGARDLLAAHPPARALRLWMDLFADWLTTKRGMTGTLLAMVDAGDISLAHTRGELLAAIATILDAGIAAGEIRADTSAEDVSAAVLGLLAVSGERGNPEQAQRLLDVLMDGLRTRSER, encoded by the coding sequence ATGACCGCCGATCCGTCCTCCCCCGCGCAGCAGCAGCTGCGGGCTGACGCGCTGCGCAATCGCGAGAGCGTGCTCGCCGCCGCGACCGCCGCGTTCGCCGCTTCCGAGGCCGAGCCGTCGATGCGCGAGATCGCCCGGCAGGCCGGGGTCGGCGTCGCCACGCTCTACCGCCACTTCCCGACCCGGGAGGCGCTCGTCGACGCCGTGTATCAGGACCAGGTCGTGCGGCTGACCGCCGGGGCGCGCGACCTGCTCGCCGCGCATCCGCCGGCGCGGGCGCTGCGGCTGTGGATGGACTTGTTCGCCGACTGGCTGACGACCAAGCGCGGGATGACCGGCACGCTGCTCGCCATGGTCGACGCCGGGGACATCTCGCTAGCGCACACGCGCGGGGAGCTCCTGGCGGCGATCGCGACGATCCTCGACGCCGGGATCGCCGCCGGAGAGATCCGCGCGGACACCAGCGCCGAGGACGTCAGCGCTGCGGTGCTCGGTCTGCTCGCTGTTTCGGGCGAACGCGGGAATCCCGAGCAGGCGCAACGACTTCTCGACGTCCTGATGGACGGGCTCAGGACTCGATCAGAGCGCTGA
- a CDS encoding NADP-dependent oxidoreductase, whose protein sequence is MADRITPPDTMRTVRFREYGEPADVLRLEIASVPAPSPGRIRIAVHACGLAPADWALCRGLFAGDLPRGIGCDVAGTVEAVGEGVTDVAIGDPVFGTADYAGQPSAGAADHAIMDHWYTVPEGLDLIQAAALPMALSTAYWHLTRLGLSAGSTLLVNGAGTTIGYAAVQIALHRGLHVIATAGETYAPQLKNLGATVTAYGDGLPDRVAALSDTPIDIVFDTAPPNGALPDLIRIADDDPQRILTCSDLATAPDLGARDTFHEDRTTFTDADRFSHFPEFAHLAAKGKFTVPVAGTFPLDQWRTALDISQSGHARGKLLLLPGSQR, encoded by the coding sequence ATGGCTGACCGCATCACACCTCCCGACACCATGCGCACGGTGCGCTTCCGCGAGTACGGCGAGCCCGCCGACGTGCTCCGCCTGGAAATAGCATCCGTCCCCGCACCGAGCCCCGGCCGCATCCGCATCGCCGTCCACGCCTGCGGCCTCGCCCCCGCCGACTGGGCCCTGTGCCGCGGCCTGTTCGCCGGCGACCTGCCGCGCGGCATCGGCTGCGACGTCGCGGGCACCGTCGAAGCCGTCGGCGAAGGCGTCACGGACGTCGCGATCGGCGACCCCGTCTTCGGCACCGCCGACTACGCCGGCCAACCCAGCGCAGGCGCGGCAGATCACGCGATCATGGACCACTGGTACACCGTCCCCGAAGGACTGGACCTCATCCAAGCCGCCGCACTCCCGATGGCACTGAGCACCGCCTACTGGCACCTCACCCGCCTCGGCCTCTCAGCAGGCAGCACACTGCTGGTCAACGGCGCCGGAACCACCATCGGCTACGCAGCGGTCCAGATAGCCCTCCATCGCGGTCTCCATGTGATCGCCACCGCCGGCGAGACCTACGCCCCGCAGCTGAAGAACCTCGGCGCCACAGTCACCGCCTACGGCGACGGCCTCCCCGACCGAGTCGCAGCCCTCAGCGATACCCCGATCGACATCGTCTTCGACACCGCACCCCCCAACGGCGCCCTCCCCGACCTCATCCGCATCGCCGACGACGACCCCCAGCGCATCCTGACCTGCTCCGACCTGGCCACCGCACCAGACCTCGGCGCACGCGACACCTTCCACGAGGACCGCACCACCTTCACCGACGCCGACCGCTTCAGCCACTTCCCCGAGTTCGCACACCTCGCCGCCAAGGGAAAGTTCACCGTGCCGGTGGCAGGTACCTTCCCGCTCGACCAATGGCGCACAGCGTTGGACATCAGCCAGTCCGGACACGCCCGAGGCAAGCTCCTGCTCCTACCCGGCAGCCAGCGTTGA
- a CDS encoding NUDIX hydrolase: MDDVEVVDRISGRVILLDPNGRALLFQGFDPQRPNQLWWITPGGGLEPGETPQQAAARELQEETSLDVQPQDLGEAVFRNYVEFFFDGRLLRQHNHFFTLRTEPFEISTAGFDALEQRTHLTHRWWTLEELRTTDETFFPEELPDLLS, translated from the coding sequence ATGGACGACGTCGAGGTTGTGGACCGCATCTCAGGCCGAGTGATTCTGCTCGACCCGAACGGCCGAGCGCTGCTGTTTCAAGGCTTCGACCCACAACGCCCGAATCAGCTCTGGTGGATCACCCCCGGCGGCGGCCTGGAACCAGGAGAGACTCCCCAGCAAGCCGCCGCGCGTGAGCTCCAAGAAGAGACCAGCCTCGACGTCCAACCGCAGGACCTGGGCGAGGCAGTCTTCCGCAACTACGTGGAGTTCTTCTTCGATGGCCGCCTACTGCGCCAACACAATCACTTCTTCACACTCCGCACCGAGCCCTTCGAGATCTCAACAGCCGGCTTCGACGCACTGGAGCAGCGCACCCACCTCACTCACCGCTGGTGGACCCTCGAAGAGCTCCGCACGACCGACGAGACCTTCTTCCCCGAGGAACTCCCCGACCTGCTCAGCTAG
- the dnaB gene encoding replicative DNA helicase, with protein MSIDDLPYTADEAYQGGFERTPPQDIPAEQSVLGGMLLSKDAIAEVIEVIKAIDFYKPAHEAVFGAILELYGRGEPADPVTVAALLTKKGDINRIGGAPYLHTLINSVPTAANAGYYAEIVKERAVLRRLVEAGTRIVQMGYSTDGSDVEQIVDAAQQEMYNVTEARTSEDFIPLADAMEGALDEIESISNRSGQMTGVPTGFHDLDALTNGLHPGQMVIIAARPAIGKSTLGLDLARSCSIKNGLTSVIFSLEMGRNEIIMRLLSAEARVALHHMRSGTMTDEDWARLARRMGPVSEAPLFIDDSPNMSMMEIRAKARRLKQRHDLQLVIIDYMQLMQHSSSNSKRPDSRQQEVSEISRSLKLLAKELEVPVIAISQLNRGPEQRTDKRPMMSDLRESGSLEQDADVIILLHREDAYERESPRAGEADLIVAKHRNGPTANITVAFQGHYSRFVDMAQS; from the coding sequence ATGAGCATCGACGACCTCCCGTACACCGCCGACGAGGCCTACCAGGGCGGATTCGAACGGACCCCGCCCCAGGACATCCCGGCCGAGCAGTCGGTCCTGGGCGGCATGCTGCTGTCCAAGGACGCGATCGCCGAGGTCATCGAGGTCATCAAGGCCATCGACTTCTACAAGCCGGCCCACGAGGCCGTCTTCGGCGCGATCCTGGAGCTCTACGGCCGCGGCGAGCCCGCGGACCCGGTCACCGTCGCGGCGCTGCTGACCAAGAAGGGTGACATCAACCGCATCGGCGGCGCGCCCTATCTGCACACCCTGATCAACTCGGTCCCCACCGCCGCGAACGCCGGCTACTACGCCGAGATCGTCAAGGAGCGCGCCGTCCTGCGCCGCCTGGTCGAAGCGGGCACCCGCATCGTCCAGATGGGCTACAGCACCGACGGCAGCGACGTCGAGCAGATCGTCGACGCCGCCCAGCAGGAGATGTACAACGTCACCGAAGCCCGCACCAGCGAGGACTTCATCCCCCTGGCCGACGCCATGGAAGGCGCCCTGGACGAGATCGAGTCGATCTCCAACCGCTCCGGCCAGATGACCGGCGTCCCCACCGGCTTCCACGACCTCGACGCCCTGACCAACGGCCTGCACCCGGGCCAGATGGTGATCATCGCGGCCCGCCCGGCCATCGGCAAGAGCACCCTGGGACTGGACCTCGCCCGCAGCTGCTCCATCAAGAACGGCCTGACCAGCGTCATCTTCTCCCTGGAGATGGGCCGCAACGAGATCATCATGCGCCTGCTCTCCGCCGAGGCCCGCGTCGCCCTGCACCACATGCGCAGCGGCACGATGACCGACGAGGACTGGGCCCGCCTGGCCCGCCGCATGGGCCCGGTCTCCGAGGCGCCGCTGTTCATCGACGACTCGCCCAACATGTCCATGATGGAGATCCGCGCCAAGGCCCGCCGCCTGAAGCAGCGCCACGACCTCCAGCTGGTGATCATCGACTACATGCAGCTGATGCAGCACAGCAGCAGCAACTCCAAGCGCCCCGACAGCCGCCAGCAAGAAGTCTCCGAGATCTCCCGATCCCTGAAGCTCCTGGCCAAGGAACTCGAAGTCCCGGTCATCGCCATCAGCCAGCTGAACCGAGGCCCAGAACAGCGCACCGACAAGCGCCCCATGATGAGCGACCTCCGCGAATCCGGCTCCCTGGAACAGGACGCCGACGTCATCATCCTCCTCCACCGCGAGGACGCCTACGAACGCGAATCCCCCCGCGCCGGCGAAGCCGACCTGATCGTCGCCAAGCACCGCAACGGCCCGACCGCGAACATCACCGTCGCCTTCCAGGGCCACTACTCGCGGTTCGTGGACATGGCGCAGAGCTAG